The genomic stretch AGCTTCAGCTGATCCAAGTCGAACGAGCAGAGGGGCTCGTTGCAGGCGGTCACGGGATTGGCGTTCACCGGCCCCAGTTCGTCGATCGGACTCCGGAAAGGGTCGCGCTTGCCCACCGGATTGTACACATAGCTGTAGGAGGGAGCCGCCTGCGCACCAGTCTCGGTGGGGGCCGCCTTCACAGGGACTGCCACCGCAGCCTTGGGCTTTGCAGGCGGGGGCGCAGGAGCCGGCGGCTCCTCGCACGCAGCAAGCACCAGTGCGAGCATCGCGGTGGTCATGGTGGCCTTGAACGTCTTCATCCTCGCTCCCCTTGTCGCCCTACTTCTTGAGCGGATCAAGTTTCTATTTCTTCGAGTTCGAGTTCGAGTTGCCCGCGGTCGACGAAGCGGCCTTCTGCTCGACGAACCGGAACGTCGTGGCCTGGAACTCGCTCTGCAAGACGACCTTCTCGTTCTTGAGTTTGGCCGAGTCGAACTTGATGTTGTTGACGTTGACGATGCGGCGCATGTTGGCCATCTCCTGAAGGAAGAGCGCAATCTCGTGGTAGTTGCCGCTCACCGTCATCTTGATGGGGATGCGTGCGAAGAAATCCCCTCCCCCGACAGACTCCTTGCCAGGGGTCACGCTGGAGAGTTCCAGACCGCTCTTCTTCCCGATGTCGTTGATCTGTGCGAGCAGCTCCTCGATGTCACGCTGCTCCGGAAGTTCCGTGAGCGCCTCCGAGAGCTTCTGCTCCAGCACGTCCATCTCGCGCCGACGCTCATTCAGGTTCTGAGCAATCTCGCTCTTGTCCGCCAGTTCCAGGTCCAGCTTGCGGCGCTCGGCCACGGCCCAACCGATTTCTTCCTCCGTGGGCTGGATGACCATGAAGAAGTTGGCGACGGTGAGGGCACCGACGACGAACGCCAGGCCCCCGAACTTGATGGCTGGCGGCGCCTTGACGAATTGATCCAGGTACTTGTCCATGACGGGCAGCCTTGTCAGATGGCGTAGTTGGAAGTCAGCGTGATCTTGAACTCGACCAGGATCGGGACCCCGACCTGCGCACCGCCAACCTGCTTGGCAGTCTGCAGGTCGATGTTCTTGAAGAACGGGGACACCTGCGCCTCCGGGAACTCTTCGATCGTGGCATCCGAGGTGAGCATCTCTACTCGTGCCGTCTTGCTGTCCCGGCGCCGGTCCACCAGGCGCCCCATGCCCTTGGGCGTCCACACAACGCCGTTGAGCCCGCGCATGAACTCGGCGACTTCGTCATGACTGACGGCCGAGCCATCAATGGAGACGGCGTTGTTGTTCTCCGAGAACGTCTTCACCCACACCTTCTTGGGTGTCGCAGACGCGAGGGCGTCCATCATGCGAACAGGCCCGCTACGGCCCTTGCGCAGCGCATCCAAGACGGCCAGCTTCTTCTCCACTT from Myxococcus xanthus encodes the following:
- a CDS encoding PilN domain-containing protein yields the protein MMIRINLLPVRAVKKREMGRQVLVLFAVVLIGAGVANYLWYDDRQSELETHQAGVASTKARIAELEKIIGEVKNINTRKAEVEKKLAVLDALRKGRSGPVRMMDALASATPKKVWVKTFSENNNAVSIDGSAVSHDEVAEFMRGLNGVVWTPKGMGRLVDRRRDSKTARVEMLTSDATIEEFPEAQVSPFFKNIDLQTAKQVGGAQVGVPILVEFKITLTSNYAI
- a CDS encoding pilus assembly protein PilP → MKTFKATMTTAMLALVLAACEEPPAPAPPPAKPKAAVAVPVKAAPTETGAQAAPSYSYVYNPVGKRDPFRSPIDELGPVNANPVTACNEPLCSFDLDQLKLVAVVTGDASPVAMVEDPAGRGHIVRRNTRMGRQGGKVTQILRDSVTVTEVFSGNGEIIKNPVTLQLKPDAKQDPAYNMMTGRNYGE
- a CDS encoding type 4a pilus biogenesis protein PilO codes for the protein MDKYLDQFVKAPPAIKFGGLAFVVGALTVANFFMVIQPTEEEIGWAVAERRKLDLELADKSEIAQNLNERRREMDVLEQKLSEALTELPEQRDIEELLAQINDIGKKSGLELSSVTPGKESVGGGDFFARIPIKMTVSGNYHEIALFLQEMANMRRIVNVNNIKFDSAKLKNEKVVLQSEFQATTFRFVEQKAASSTAGNSNSNSKK